Proteins from a genomic interval of Mycolicibacterium grossiae:
- a CDS encoding Na+/H+ antiporter subunit A, which produces MLAILCAHAAAAAIAPLLVQRWGRMAFYPLALVPLGSLAWVVANWPGAGAQRAQLDWVPALSMDVTLRFDALAAVMSVLVLAIGALVLCYCAEYFHHHDGHTEKRLPSFAAELVAFSGAMFGLVTSDNMLVLYLFWELTTVLSFLLVGHYAERATSRRAAMQALLVTTAGGLAMLVGIVILGESAGTYLLSELIAAPPTGTAVTAGVLLVLVGALSKSAIVPLHFWLPGAMAAPTPVSAYLHAAAMVKAGVYLIARMTPGFADSPGWRPTIVVLGLATMLLAGWRAVREYDLKLILAFGTVSQLGLITVMVGTGGGDVMLAGLAMLCAHAMFKATLFMVVGVIDHATGTRDIRRLAWLGDAHRPLLVIAVGGAASMAALPPFFGFVAKEADLETLAHSATLGSTAPWVLGGVVFGSVFTTIYSLRFVYGAFARKGRDAPSQRVAEMHRPPAAFLVAPAVLSVAGLLFGLWPAGLDHVLADYARTVPGGTGYHLALWHGFTVPLLLSALVLGLGIAAFFARGRLREVRLGYLPLGNADRIYDAVIRGIDVLAVRLTASTQRGSIPATQSVILATLVLLPTAMLVLGNSDRPELRLWDSPLQAVVGLIILAAALAATVMRNRLASVLVVGVTGYGCGVVFVFHGAPDLALTQFLVETLTLVIFVLVLRTLPAEADRANVERKRLPRAALALAVGATVTTLAAFAMAARSTRPIAELLPDAAYYRGHGANTVNVLLVDIRAWDTMGEISVLLVAATGVASMVFRNRRFGSAPRVADAGQPDIGRIPVVPTSPAVGEITWLRGSELRDPRYRSLVLEVATRIIFPLIMVLSAYFFFAGHNTPGGGFAGGLTAGLALVLRYLAGGRYELGEALPLDAGKVLGAGLALSAGTAVTSLLLGAPVLSSAVIELDVPVLGTIKFVTALFFDLGVYLIVVGLVLDVLRSLGARVDDAMAQQRQLEVSR; this is translated from the coding sequence ATGCTCGCCATCCTCTGCGCGCACGCGGCAGCAGCCGCCATCGCGCCGCTGCTCGTGCAGCGTTGGGGACGCATGGCGTTCTACCCGCTGGCGCTGGTCCCCCTCGGATCGCTCGCGTGGGTCGTCGCGAACTGGCCGGGCGCCGGTGCGCAGCGCGCGCAGCTGGACTGGGTGCCCGCCCTCTCGATGGACGTCACCCTGCGCTTCGATGCCCTGGCGGCGGTGATGAGCGTGCTGGTCCTCGCCATCGGCGCCCTGGTCCTCTGCTACTGCGCCGAGTACTTCCACCACCACGACGGGCACACCGAGAAGCGCCTGCCCAGCTTCGCCGCCGAACTGGTCGCGTTCTCCGGCGCCATGTTCGGTCTGGTCACCAGCGACAACATGCTGGTGCTCTACCTGTTCTGGGAGCTGACCACCGTCCTGTCGTTCCTGCTCGTCGGGCACTACGCCGAGCGCGCGACCAGCCGGCGGGCCGCCATGCAGGCGCTGCTGGTGACCACGGCGGGCGGGCTGGCCATGCTGGTCGGGATCGTCATCCTCGGCGAGTCCGCGGGCACCTACCTGCTGTCGGAGCTGATCGCCGCACCGCCCACCGGCACCGCCGTCACCGCCGGGGTCCTGCTGGTGCTCGTCGGCGCGCTGAGCAAGTCCGCGATCGTCCCGCTGCACTTCTGGCTGCCCGGCGCGATGGCCGCCCCCACTCCGGTCAGCGCGTACCTGCACGCCGCGGCGATGGTCAAGGCCGGCGTCTACCTCATCGCCCGCATGACCCCGGGCTTCGCCGACTCCCCGGGCTGGCGGCCGACCATCGTCGTGCTGGGGCTCGCGACCATGCTGCTGGCCGGCTGGCGCGCGGTGCGCGAGTACGACCTCAAACTGATCCTCGCCTTCGGCACCGTGAGCCAGCTCGGCCTGATCACCGTGATGGTCGGCACCGGCGGCGGTGACGTCATGCTCGCCGGTCTGGCGATGCTGTGCGCCCACGCCATGTTCAAGGCGACGCTGTTCATGGTCGTCGGCGTCATCGACCACGCCACCGGCACCCGCGACATCCGGCGGCTGGCGTGGCTCGGCGACGCGCACCGCCCGCTGCTCGTCATCGCCGTGGGCGGCGCGGCGAGCATGGCCGCGCTGCCGCCGTTCTTCGGCTTCGTCGCCAAGGAGGCCGACCTCGAGACACTGGCGCACAGCGCAACGCTGGGTTCGACCGCCCCCTGGGTGCTGGGCGGGGTGGTCTTCGGGTCGGTGTTCACCACCATCTACAGCCTGCGGTTCGTCTACGGCGCCTTCGCCCGCAAGGGCCGCGACGCCCCCAGCCAGCGCGTCGCCGAGATGCACCGCCCACCCGCCGCGTTCCTCGTCGCGCCCGCCGTGCTCTCGGTGGCAGGCCTGCTGTTCGGCCTCTGGCCGGCGGGACTGGACCACGTGCTGGCGGACTACGCCCGGACCGTGCCCGGCGGTACGGGCTACCACCTCGCGCTGTGGCACGGCTTCACCGTGCCGCTGCTGCTGTCGGCGCTGGTCCTCGGCCTCGGCATCGCCGCGTTCTTCGCCCGCGGCCGGCTGCGAGAGGTCCGCCTGGGCTACCTGCCGCTGGGCAACGCCGACCGCATCTACGACGCCGTCATCCGCGGCATCGACGTGCTGGCGGTCCGGCTCACCGCGTCCACGCAGCGCGGCTCGATCCCCGCCACGCAGTCGGTGATCCTCGCGACGCTGGTCCTGCTGCCCACCGCCATGCTCGTCCTCGGCAATTCCGACCGCCCGGAACTTCGGCTGTGGGACTCGCCGCTGCAGGCGGTCGTCGGCCTCATCATCCTCGCCGCCGCGCTCGCGGCCACCGTCATGCGCAACCGGCTGGCCTCGGTGCTGGTCGTCGGCGTCACCGGCTATGGCTGCGGCGTCGTCTTCGTCTTCCACGGCGCACCGGACCTGGCGCTGACGCAGTTCCTGGTCGAGACGTTGACGCTGGTCATCTTCGTGCTGGTGCTGCGCACGCTGCCCGCCGAAGCCGACCGCGCGAACGTCGAACGCAAGCGCCTGCCGCGCGCCGCACTGGCTCTGGCCGTCGGTGCCACGGTCACCACGCTGGCCGCGTTCGCGATGGCCGCCCGTTCCACCCGGCCCATCGCCGAACTGCTCCCGGACGCCGCCTACTACCGCGGGCACGGCGCGAACACCGTCAACGTGCTGCTCGTCGACATCCGCGCCTGGGACACCATGGGCGAGATCTCGGTGCTGCTCGTCGCTGCCACCGGCGTCGCCTCGATGGTGTTCCGCAACCGCCGCTTCGGCAGTGCGCCGCGGGTCGCGGACGCCGGACAGCCCGACATCGGACGCATCCCGGTGGTGCCGACGAGCCCCGCGGTCGGCGAGATCACCTGGCTGCGCGGCAGCGAGCTGCGCGACCCGCGGTACCGCTCGCTGGTCCTCGAGGTCGCCACCCGCATCATCTTCCCGCTGATCATGGTGCTCTCGGCGTACTTCTTCTTCGCCGGCCACAACACCCCGGGCGGCGGCTTCGCGGGCGGGCTGACCGCCGGGCTGGCGCTGGTGCTGCGCTACCTCGCCGGTGGCCGCTACGAACTCGGCGAGGCGCTGCCGCTGGACGCCGGCAAGGTGCTCGGCGCGGGCCTCGCCCTCTCCGCGGGCACGGCGGTGACGTCGCTGCTGCTGGGTGCGCCGGTGCTGTCGTCGGCCGTCATCGAACTCGACGTGCCCGTGCTCGGCACGATCAAGTTCGTCACCGCGCTGTTCTTCGACCTCGGTGTCTACCTCATCGTGGTCGGCCTGGTCCTCGACGTGCTGCGCAGCCTCGGCGCCCGCGTCGACGACGCGATGGCCCAGCAGCGCCAGCTGGAGGTGTCGCGGTGA
- a CDS encoding AAA family ATPase: MTWADGLAEESGETPLTHLRLTARLNTSALDARRGVVRLHPEVLAALGLREWDAVALTGSRTTAAVAGLAGRDVPPGTALLDDVTLSNAGLREDAAVLVAPVTVYGARSVTLTGSRLASTSLSSATLRLALLGKVMTVGDTVSLLPRDLGPGTSTTAATSALASSVGITWTSELLTVTGTDPAGPVSVQPNTSVTWGDGPGTVGTTPPAPPDAERFTVTAPERAAPVVAVDDLKGARDQAARLAEWLKLALDQPELLETLGAAPNLGVLVSGPAGVGKATLVRAVCAQRRLVELDGPDTGALRAEDRLAAVTAAAADARTRGGVLLITDVDALLPATAEPVATLILAELRHAVATAGVAFVATTAVPDAVDARLRAPDLCDRELGLPLPDGATRAALLEVLLRDVPVRDLDLARIGERTPGFVVADLAALVREAALRAAARASADGHPPVLTQDDVLGALSVIRPLSRSATEEISVGSVTLDDVGDMVETKQALTEAVLWPLQHPDTFTRLGVDPPRGVLLYGPPGCGKTFVVRALASTGRLSVHAVKGAELMDKWVGASEKAVRELFRRARDSAPSLVFLDEVDALAPRRGQSSDSGVSDRVVAALLTELDGIDPLRDVVVLGATNRPDLIDPALLRPGRLERLVFVEPPDADARRDILRTAAKSIPLHPDVDLDAIAAELDGYSAADCVAVLRESALAAMRRSIDAADVTAADVATARAAVRPSLDPAQVASLRAFADGRQG, encoded by the coding sequence ATGACCTGGGCCGACGGCCTCGCCGAGGAGTCCGGCGAGACGCCGCTGACCCACTTGCGACTCACCGCACGGCTCAACACCTCAGCGCTCGACGCACGCCGCGGCGTGGTGCGGCTGCACCCCGAGGTCCTGGCCGCGCTGGGGCTGCGGGAGTGGGACGCGGTGGCGCTGACGGGGTCGCGGACCACCGCCGCCGTGGCCGGCCTCGCCGGTCGCGACGTCCCGCCGGGCACGGCCCTGCTCGACGACGTCACCCTGTCCAACGCGGGACTGCGGGAGGACGCCGCGGTGCTGGTCGCGCCCGTGACGGTGTACGGCGCCCGGTCGGTCACGTTGACCGGGTCGCGGCTGGCCAGCACGTCGCTCTCGTCGGCGACGCTGCGACTGGCTCTGCTGGGAAAGGTCATGACGGTCGGGGACACCGTCTCCCTGCTGCCCCGCGACCTGGGACCGGGCACCTCGACCACCGCCGCCACGTCGGCGCTCGCCTCCTCGGTCGGCATCACCTGGACTTCGGAGCTGCTGACCGTCACCGGCACCGATCCCGCGGGCCCGGTGAGCGTGCAGCCCAACACCTCGGTCACGTGGGGTGACGGGCCGGGCACCGTCGGCACCACGCCGCCGGCCCCACCCGACGCCGAGCGCTTCACCGTGACGGCGCCCGAGCGTGCCGCGCCGGTGGTCGCCGTCGACGACCTCAAGGGCGCCCGCGACCAGGCGGCCCGGCTCGCCGAATGGCTGAAGCTGGCGCTCGATCAACCCGAGCTGCTCGAAACCCTGGGCGCGGCACCCAATCTCGGTGTCCTGGTCTCCGGTCCGGCGGGTGTGGGCAAGGCGACGCTGGTGCGCGCGGTGTGCGCGCAGCGCCGGCTGGTCGAACTCGACGGCCCCGACACCGGCGCACTACGCGCCGAGGACCGCCTCGCCGCGGTGACCGCCGCCGCGGCCGACGCCCGCACGCGCGGCGGCGTCCTGCTGATCACCGACGTGGACGCGCTGCTCCCGGCGACCGCCGAACCGGTCGCCACGCTGATCCTCGCCGAGCTGCGGCACGCGGTCGCCACGGCGGGCGTCGCCTTCGTCGCGACGACCGCGGTACCCGACGCCGTGGACGCGCGGTTGCGCGCGCCCGACCTCTGCGACCGCGAACTCGGCCTCCCCCTCCCCGACGGCGCCACCCGCGCAGCCCTGCTCGAGGTGCTGCTGCGCGACGTTCCGGTACGCGACCTCGACTTGGCCCGGATCGGCGAGCGCACACCGGGTTTCGTGGTGGCCGACCTCGCGGCCCTCGTCCGCGAGGCGGCGCTGCGGGCGGCCGCGCGGGCCAGCGCCGACGGACACCCGCCGGTGCTGACCCAGGACGACGTGCTCGGAGCGCTGTCGGTGATCCGTCCGCTGTCCCGGTCGGCGACCGAGGAGATCTCGGTCGGCTCGGTGACGCTCGACGACGTCGGCGACATGGTCGAGACCAAGCAGGCGCTGACCGAGGCCGTGCTGTGGCCGCTGCAGCATCCCGACACCTTCACCCGGCTGGGCGTCGACCCGCCGCGCGGCGTGCTGCTGTACGGGCCGCCCGGGTGCGGCAAGACGTTCGTCGTCCGAGCCCTCGCCAGCACCGGCCGGCTGTCGGTGCACGCCGTCAAGGGCGCCGAGCTGATGGACAAGTGGGTCGGCGCCTCGGAGAAGGCGGTGCGCGAGTTGTTCCGTCGCGCACGGGATTCCGCGCCATCGCTGGTCTTCCTCGACGAGGTCGACGCGCTGGCGCCCCGCCGCGGTCAGAGTTCGGACTCCGGCGTCTCCGACCGGGTGGTCGCCGCGCTGCTCACCGAACTCGACGGGATCGATCCGCTGCGCGACGTGGTGGTGCTCGGCGCCACCAACCGCCCGGACCTCATCGACCCGGCGCTGCTGCGACCCGGCCGGCTGGAGCGGCTGGTCTTCGTCGAGCCGCCCGACGCCGACGCGCGGCGCGACATCCTGCGCACCGCGGCGAAGTCCATCCCGCTGCACCCCGACGTCGACCTCGACGCCATCGCCGCCGAGCTGGACGGCTACAGCGCCGCGGACTGCGTGGCAGTGCTCCGGGAGTCCGCCCTCGCCGCGATGCGTCGTTCGATCGACGCGGCCGACGTCACGGCCGCCGACGTCGCGACGGCCCGCGCCGCGGTCCGGCCCTCCCTGGACCCCGCGCAGGTCGCGTCGCTGCGCGCATTCGCCGACGGTCGCCAGGGTTGA
- a CDS encoding Na+/H+ antiporter subunit D, whose protein sequence is MSAQSIAAVLTPLPVLIPTLAAAATLLAGRSARLQRSIAVIALSAVVAVCAALVYYADRLGTIVVHVGGWGSTEPGMGPLGISLVADRLSALMLLVSAIVLLGVVFYAIGQGIRDGDERQPVSIFLPTYLVLSAGVCTAFLAGDLFNLFVGFEVLLSASFVLLTIGASAERVRAGIAYVMVSMVSSLIFLAGIALVYATTGTLNMAEVAVRLDDVPDGTRNALFAVLLVAFGIKAAVFPLSAWLPDSYPTAPAPVTAVFAGLLTKVGVYAIIRAHSLLFPGGSMDGVLLVAALLTMLVGILGAIAQSDIKRLLSFTLVSHIVYMVFGVALSNDLGMSGAIYYVAHHIVVQTTLFLVVGLIERQAGASTLQRLGGLAAASPLLAFVFLVPALNLGGIPPFSGFIGKVALLEAGTRDGSVLAWLLVGGGVLTSLLTLYAVARVWTKAFWRARADAPQGDLSAATPSALLDDAEADVSFADRDDVGRMPVGMVLPTAALIAVGLALTVWAGPIFGYSERAADQVLDRGQYVSAVLGPGVTP, encoded by the coding sequence ATGAGCGCGCAGAGCATCGCCGCGGTGCTGACGCCGCTGCCCGTGCTGATCCCGACGCTCGCCGCGGCGGCGACGCTGCTCGCCGGGCGCAGCGCGCGGCTGCAGCGCTCGATCGCGGTCATCGCGCTGTCGGCCGTCGTCGCGGTGTGTGCGGCGCTGGTGTACTACGCCGACCGGCTGGGGACGATCGTCGTGCACGTCGGCGGCTGGGGCTCCACCGAACCCGGCATGGGACCGCTCGGGATCAGCCTGGTGGCCGACCGGCTGTCGGCACTCATGCTGCTGGTGTCGGCGATCGTGCTGCTGGGCGTGGTCTTCTACGCCATCGGGCAGGGCATCCGCGACGGCGACGAACGCCAACCGGTGTCGATCTTCCTGCCGACCTACCTGGTGCTGTCCGCGGGCGTGTGCACGGCGTTCCTCGCCGGCGACCTGTTCAACCTGTTCGTCGGCTTCGAGGTGCTGCTGTCGGCGAGCTTCGTGCTGCTCACCATCGGCGCGAGCGCCGAGCGGGTCCGGGCCGGCATCGCCTACGTGATGGTGTCCATGGTGTCGTCGCTGATCTTCCTCGCCGGCATCGCGCTGGTGTACGCGACGACCGGCACGCTCAACATGGCCGAGGTCGCGGTCCGCCTCGACGACGTCCCCGACGGCACCCGCAACGCGCTGTTCGCCGTCCTGCTGGTGGCCTTCGGCATCAAGGCCGCCGTCTTCCCGCTGTCGGCGTGGCTGCCCGACTCCTATCCCACCGCACCCGCGCCGGTCACCGCGGTGTTCGCGGGCCTGCTCACCAAGGTGGGCGTCTATGCCATCATCCGCGCGCACTCGCTGCTGTTCCCCGGCGGGAGCATGGACGGCGTGCTGCTCGTCGCCGCGCTGCTCACGATGCTGGTCGGCATCCTCGGCGCCATCGCGCAGAGCGACATCAAGCGGCTGCTGTCCTTCACCCTGGTCAGCCACATCGTCTACATGGTGTTCGGCGTCGCGCTGTCCAACGACCTCGGCATGTCCGGCGCGATCTACTACGTCGCACACCACATCGTCGTGCAGACCACGCTGTTCCTCGTCGTCGGCCTCATCGAGCGCCAGGCCGGCGCCTCGACGCTGCAGCGCCTCGGCGGACTGGCCGCCGCGAGCCCGCTGCTGGCGTTCGTGTTCCTGGTCCCGGCGCTCAACCTCGGCGGCATCCCGCCGTTCTCGGGCTTCATCGGCAAGGTGGCGCTGCTCGAGGCGGGCACCCGGGACGGCTCGGTGCTGGCCTGGCTGCTGGTCGGCGGCGGCGTGCTGACCAGCCTGCTGACGCTCTACGCGGTGGCGCGGGTGTGGACGAAGGCGTTCTGGCGCGCGCGGGCCGACGCGCCGCAGGGCGACCTGTCGGCCGCCACGCCGTCGGCACTGCTCGACGACGCCGAGGCCGACGTCTCGTTCGCCGACCGCGACGACGTCGGGCGCATGCCGGTGGGCATGGTGCTGCCGACCGCGGCGCTGATCGCGGTGGGGCTGGCGCTGACGGTGTGGGCCGGCCCGATCTTCGGGTACAGCGAGCGCGCCGCCGACCAGGTGCTCGACCGCGGCCAGTACGTGTCGGCGGTCCTCGGACCGGGGGTGACGCCGTGA
- a CDS encoding DUF1707 domain-containing protein, producing MIVLPATPTRTTSARTALRAGDRDRDRTASHLGQALSQGYLDLDEYERRVRAAYVAATRADLDALLADVPVHRLLRDDPSRRAASRAKAELSVRLHLAAYALMVVTVLTVWLAVALCGGTWYFWPVWPILGAGIGVLAHAIPVRLATAGRR from the coding sequence ATGATCGTGCTCCCCGCGACCCCTACCCGCACCACGTCCGCCCGGACCGCCCTGCGCGCCGGTGACCGCGACCGCGACCGGACCGCAAGCCACCTCGGGCAGGCGCTCTCCCAGGGGTACCTCGACCTCGACGAGTACGAGCGGCGCGTGCGGGCCGCCTACGTCGCCGCGACCCGGGCCGACCTCGACGCGCTGCTCGCCGACGTGCCGGTGCATCGACTGCTGCGCGACGACCCGTCCCGCCGCGCGGCGTCCCGTGCGAAGGCCGAGCTGTCGGTGCGGCTGCACCTGGCGGCCTACGCGCTGATGGTCGTCACGGTGCTGACGGTCTGGCTGGCCGTCGCCCTGTGCGGCGGCACGTGGTACTTCTGGCCCGTCTGGCCCATCCTCGGCGCCGGCATCGGGGTGCTAGCACACGCGATCCCCGTGCGGCTCGCCACGGCCGGACGGCGCTGA
- a CDS encoding Na(+)/H(+) antiporter subunit C: MNVTYLVPLILVGGLISAGVYLLLERNLTRMLLGLLLVGNGVNLLILTVAGSSGNPPIRGRTSSGETTTADPLAQGMILTAIVISMGVAAFVLALTYRSYRLSRAEEVANDPEDTRVSEQSGTAIDEDLPEHVPSRDTDAPDELDALPGHEGSR, translated from the coding sequence GTGAACGTCACCTACCTCGTCCCGCTGATCCTGGTCGGCGGACTCATCAGCGCCGGGGTGTACCTGCTGCTGGAACGCAATCTCACCCGCATGCTGCTGGGTCTGCTGCTCGTCGGCAACGGCGTGAACCTGCTGATCCTGACCGTCGCCGGCTCGTCGGGCAATCCACCGATCCGGGGTCGCACCAGCTCCGGCGAGACCACCACCGCCGACCCGCTGGCCCAGGGCATGATCCTCACTGCGATCGTCATCTCGATGGGCGTCGCGGCGTTCGTGCTGGCACTGACCTACCGCTCCTACCGGCTGTCGCGTGCCGAGGAGGTCGCCAACGACCCCGAGGACACCCGCGTCTCGGAGCAGTCCGGCACCGCGATCGACGAGGACCTGCCCGAGCACGTGCCTTCCCGCGACACCGACGCCCCCGACGAACTCGACGCCCTGCCCGGACACGAGGGGTCCCGATGA
- a CDS encoding phosphatidylserine decarboxylase: MARPARPPDHPQSEASRLVDLVRTQFPPLHRAGLPFVGAGVGVAAVGRRSRVIRTAGLAAAGASAVFFRHPPRVPPTRPHLVVAPADGRVTLIDEVPPPAELGMPAEPMTRISIFLSIFDAHVQRAPVAGDVVSVKYRPGAFLSADKEEASDANERNSMWLRTPDGVDVAVVQIAGLIARRIVCDTHAGATLALGETYGLIRFGSRLDTYVPRDATVLVEPGQRAIGAETPLAEWR; the protein is encoded by the coding sequence ATGGCCAGACCCGCGCGTCCACCAGACCATCCCCAGTCCGAGGCCTCCCGCCTGGTCGATCTCGTCCGCACCCAGTTCCCGCCGCTGCACCGTGCCGGCCTGCCGTTCGTCGGCGCCGGGGTGGGCGTGGCGGCGGTCGGTCGACGCAGCCGGGTGATCCGCACCGCCGGCCTCGCGGCCGCGGGCGCGAGCGCCGTCTTCTTCCGCCACCCGCCGCGCGTGCCGCCGACCCGGCCGCACCTCGTCGTGGCGCCCGCCGACGGCCGCGTCACGCTCATCGACGAGGTGCCGCCGCCCGCGGAACTCGGCATGCCGGCCGAGCCGATGACGCGCATCAGCATCTTCCTGTCGATCTTCGACGCGCACGTGCAGCGCGCGCCGGTCGCCGGGGACGTCGTCTCGGTGAAGTACCGGCCGGGCGCGTTCCTCTCCGCCGACAAGGAGGAGGCCAGCGACGCCAACGAGCGCAACAGCATGTGGCTGCGCACGCCGGACGGCGTCGACGTCGCGGTGGTGCAGATCGCCGGCCTCATCGCGCGGCGCATCGTCTGCGACACCCATGCGGGCGCCACGCTCGCACTCGGGGAGACCTACGGTCTGATCCGGTTCGGGTCCCGGCTGGACACGTACGTACCGAGGGACGCGACGGTGCTCGTCGAGCCGGGCCAGCGCGCGATCGGCGCCGAGACCCCGCTGGCGGAGTGGCGATGA
- a CDS encoding Na+/H+ antiporter subunit E: MRKIALRLWVVCWLVLVWQLLWGDVSAANVLSGLVVALVITVLLPLPPVPIEGRLHPLSLLRLTAQIGYYLVKSSIQVAWLAVRPGPPPATAVLRAHLALKSDLVLALAVNVLNLIPGGIVLEIDQARRLIYVHVLDVSTERTVRQFYHQVAEIERLMIATFERDTHWRPAPEREVG, encoded by the coding sequence CTGCGCAAGATCGCGCTGCGGCTGTGGGTGGTGTGCTGGCTGGTCCTGGTGTGGCAGCTGCTGTGGGGCGACGTGTCGGCGGCCAACGTCCTCAGCGGCCTGGTGGTGGCCCTCGTCATCACGGTGCTGCTGCCCCTGCCGCCGGTGCCCATCGAGGGGCGGCTGCACCCGCTGTCGCTGCTGCGGCTCACCGCCCAGATCGGCTACTACCTGGTGAAGTCCTCCATCCAGGTGGCCTGGCTGGCGGTCCGGCCCGGTCCCCCGCCGGCCACCGCGGTGCTGCGGGCGCATCTCGCGCTGAAGTCCGACCTGGTGCTGGCGCTCGCGGTGAACGTGCTGAACCTGATCCCCGGCGGCATCGTGCTCGAGATCGACCAGGCCCGCCGCCTGATCTACGTGCACGTGCTGGACGTCAGCACCGAGCGCACGGTGCGCCAGTTCTACCACCAGGTCGCCGAGATCGAGCGGCTGATGATCGCGACCTTCGAACGCGACACGCACTGGCGTCCGGCGCCGGAACGGGAGGTCGGCTGA
- a CDS encoding CDP-alcohol phosphatidyltransferase family protein, whose product MRARIRPPSVRILPSAMTVAAICLGLSAVKFALDGRPTEAMALLAGAAVLDALDGRAARMLNATSKMGEEIDSLADAVNFGVAPALIVWATLLQHSQIGWIVVLVYAVCIVLRLARYNAMLNQDAPAYEKDYFVGMPAPAGAIGSIGPIAAKLQFPGPWWDTHWAEWAVIVWMIGVSLLAVSAIPMRKVHTFAVKPNMVAPLLAGLAILVAASIQYGYIVIMVIIVAYVIHIPFAVRYKGWLAKHPEVWDDKPKVQRQARRAIRRAAQPHRRSAARLGLRRPGSGQPPRNTGR is encoded by the coding sequence ATGAGAGCCCGCATCCGGCCGCCGAGCGTCCGGATCCTGCCCAGCGCGATGACCGTCGCGGCCATCTGCCTGGGTCTGTCGGCGGTGAAGTTCGCGCTCGACGGCCGGCCGACCGAGGCCATGGCGCTGCTCGCGGGTGCCGCCGTCCTCGACGCCCTCGACGGCCGGGCGGCGCGCATGCTCAACGCCACGTCGAAGATGGGCGAGGAGATCGACAGCCTCGCCGACGCGGTGAACTTCGGCGTGGCCCCGGCCTTGATCGTGTGGGCCACGCTGCTGCAGCACTCGCAGATCGGCTGGATCGTGGTGCTGGTGTACGCGGTGTGCATCGTGCTGCGGCTCGCGCGCTACAACGCGATGCTCAACCAGGACGCCCCCGCCTACGAGAAGGACTACTTCGTCGGCATGCCGGCCCCGGCGGGGGCCATCGGCTCGATCGGCCCGATCGCGGCCAAGCTGCAGTTCCCCGGCCCGTGGTGGGACACGCACTGGGCGGAGTGGGCCGTCATCGTGTGGATGATCGGGGTGTCGCTGCTGGCGGTCAGCGCCATCCCCATGCGCAAGGTGCACACCTTCGCGGTGAAGCCGAACATGGTGGCGCCGCTGCTGGCCGGGCTCGCGATCCTGGTCGCCGCGTCGATCCAGTACGGCTACATCGTCATCATGGTGATCATCGTCGCCTACGTCATCCACATCCCGTTCGCCGTCCGCTACAAGGGCTGGCTCGCCAAGCATCCCGAGGTGTGGGACGACAAGCCGAAGGTGCAGCGGCAGGCGCGCCGCGCGATCCGCCGCGCCGCCCAGCCGCACCGCCGCTCGGCCGCCCGCCTGGGCCTGCGCCGGCCCGGCTCCGGACAGCCGCCGCGGAACACCGGGCGATGA